The Spiroplasma corruscae DNA window ACTTTAAAGAGTTTGGTATTGATAAAGATTTCTATGTAACTAAAAGTAGATATTTAGAAGGTAAATATGATTTATCCATAGCGCTTTTAAATTACACATGAATTAAAAGTTATAAAGGTTTCAAAAAAAACTTTGTTAAGAAAGTGATAAGAGATTTTGAATTATTAGAAAGTTCAATTCAATTTATCGAAGAAATTTATTAATCACCCATGTGATTTTTTTTTTTTTTTTATTTGTCGATTTAATAAAGGGTGGTTAAATGAAATGAAAACAATACTCAATAATATTTGTGATTAGTTTTTTAGTTGGTATTGGTATTTATGTATTTATATCTCAATTTAATTCCAAAAATAATAATGAACAAAATACAGAAGCGTTTAATGATTATGTTTCTTTTAGCGTGAAATATAACCTTGAATTAAATAATAATGAACTAGTACCTAATAAAATATTAAAAACTAAAGAAAATAAAACTACAAGTGTAAAAAAGTTCTTAAAAATTACTAATGTTGAATATATTCTTAATAACTTTGAAATTGAAAATGATAAAGATTTTTATAAAAAAGGCATAATAATTATTCTACCAAATAGAAATGAAATGACAAAAAAGTATAATCGATTATTTTTATCTAACAACTTCTTTGTAAAATATAATTTAAGAATAAATATCTCTACTAAGTTTGTTAATATACTTAATGATAATAATATTAGTTTAGATGATTGCTATGAAAAGCTCAATGAAATATATAAAAAAGACAATGATGTTTTAGAATTTATTAAGGTTGCTTTGCCTCTCATTGTATATTAAGAAAAGGTTATTAATAATTACATTTGTCTTTTTTGTTATAAGTGTTATATCAGTTAATTTATCTAATATTTGATCTATATTAAGTATTTATTTAATAACTTGAATTATTTATTTTGTTGATATGAAATCATCATGAAAGTTATTGATATTACTATTAACATTTCAGCTAGTATTTCTAATATTTTATTATATTGCAATAACAGTTACAAATGAAGGGATATTCAATGTAGTTGAAGTAAATGAACAATATATTATAGTAAAAAGACTGTTTGTCAAATATTACATAAAAGTAGGGGGGTCTAATTACTCAGTAGGGGAGTATGTATATTTGAAAGGGGAGTTATTTAATATAGATAAAACCTATGTTAAATGAGGTTTTGATTTTAATGAATATCTCTTAAAGTCTAATATTAAATTTGAGTTGATAAATACATCTATTAATAAGCGTGGTACAAATAATTTAAGGTATTATTTTATAAACTTTATGAACAGTGGAAATAAATTAGTTAATTTAATGTTATTTCAAAATAAAAAAAATGATCTTATATATAAAAATTTAATTGAACTTGGTATCCCTCACTTGGTTAATTTTGGTGGTATGAATTTATATATATTAGATAGAATCTTTGATAAGAAATTATTTAGAAGTAAAAATTATTACAAGACTGTAAAGATCATATTCTTAGTTTTTATTTTATTCTATAATTATATTTTAGGTTTTAAATTATTCATTACTAAGTCAATTACTGGAGTATTATTTCGCTTTTTAAAACAGCTTAAATTTAATAATTTATCTGGGTGAAATTCTCAAAGCTTACAATGAATTATTTTATTGTGAATTAATCCTTTTTATATATATAGTATTGGTTTTTTATATAGTATTTTATTCTTAGTATTCTTCATAAATTTTTTTGATAATAAATATAAAAAGAAAAAACACTATTTTTATAATTATTTATTATTGAATTCTTTAATACTACCTTTACAAGTTTATTTCAATTACAAGTTTCTTATTTTTTCTTCTTTATTCGAGTTATTTTTATTTCCTATTATTTCAATTTCATTTATTTTTGTATTCTTTTTACCTTTTTTTCAAATAATATCTAATTTTATATATGATGTAATATTAAATCTAACAACAGTTTTGAAATATATAAATATATCAATATTAGTAGGAAATATTACGATAAGTATATTAATTATTTACTACATTAGCTTAAGGTTTATGCAATTCTCAAGTACTTATTGTAATAAGAAAAAAATAATTACTTTTATAATGTATGTTTTTAGTTCTGTTAGTATTATTCAATACAATCAAGTAAATTATTGAACTAATAGTATTACTATGCTTAATGTTGGAAATGGTAATAGTTTTTTATTAAAGAAAAATAATACAAATATTATATTTGATGCTGGTGCGGGTTATGGTTATTCAGAGACTATTTATAAAAACTTTTTAGAATATAAGGGTATTAGAAAAATTGATTTAGTTTTTATAAGCCATAATCATTTAGATCATTATAATCAGCTTAAAAAAATACAAGAGTTATACAAGATAAATAAAATATATTATAACGATAATGTTGATACTTATATTAATTATAAAAATATTGAAATATTAAATTTTGTTGAATTAGGCAACAAGGATGAAAACGATAATTCTATTGTTTCCTTATTAAATATAAATAATACAAAGATCTTATTTATGGGCGACAGTACAAAAAAAAGTGAGAGTAGATTATTGTTAAATAATGATTTTTTAAAATCTATAGAAGGTGGTATTGATTTCTTACAAGTTGGTCACCACGGTAGCAAAACAAGTAGCTCTAATGAATTTATCAACACTATAAAACCAAAATCTTGCTATATAAGCAGTAAACATGAAAAGTATAAGAATTTTCCAAGTGATGAGACAATAGAAACACTTAAGAATAATAAATGTCAGATATTTACAACAAATAGTATTAATAATTATGAATATAATATAAATACTAAAAGTACAAAAAAGATAAAAAAAACCTCGTTTTAAAAATACAAGGTTTTATATTAAATTATCTCATTAATCTTGATTTTTCTCTTGCTGCTTTGTTAGCTTTGAAAATACCTTTGATTATTGATTTATCAAGCAAACTAACCGCTTCATTAACTAATTGTTCTTTATTTTCTAAATTATCATTTTTTGCTACCATTGCTTTTTTGATAGCTGTTTTTACTTTACTTCTAAATGCCTTATTTGCAATTCTTGACTTTTCATTGGTAAGAATTCTTTTCTCTTGTGACTTAATATTTGCCATTTTATTCTCCTTTTAGTTAAA harbors:
- the rpsT gene encoding 30S ribosomal protein S20, whose amino-acid sequence is MANIKSQEKRILTNEKSRIANKAFRSKVKTAIKKAMVAKNDNLENKEQLVNEAVSLLDKSIIKGIFKANKAAREKSRLMR
- a CDS encoding ComEC/Rec2 family competence protein codes for the protein MKSSWKLLILLLTFQLVFLIFYYIAITVTNEGIFNVVEVNEQYIIVKRLFVKYYIKVGGSNYSVGEYVYLKGELFNIDKTYVKWGFDFNEYLLKSNIKFELINTSINKRGTNNLRYYFINFMNSGNKLVNLMLFQNKKNDLIYKNLIELGIPHLVNFGGMNLYILDRIFDKKLFRSKNYYKTVKIIFLVFILFYNYILGFKLFITKSITGVLFRFLKQLKFNNLSGWNSQSLQWIILLWINPFYIYSIGFLYSILFLVFFINFFDNKYKKKKHYFYNYLLLNSLILPLQVYFNYKFLIFSSLFELFLFPIISISFIFVFFLPFFQIISNFIYDVILNLTTVLKYINISILVGNITISILIIYYISLRFMQFSSTYCNKKKIITFIMYVFSSVSIIQYNQVNYWTNSITMLNVGNGNSFLLKKNNTNIIFDAGAGYGYSETIYKNFLEYKGIRKIDLVFISHNHLDHYNQLKKIQELYKINKIYYNDNVDTYINYKNIEILNFVELGNKDENDNSIVSLLNINNTKILFMGDSTKKSESRLLLNNDFLKSIEGGIDFLQVGHHGSKTSSSNEFINTIKPKSCYISSKHEKYKNFPSDETIETLKNNKCQIFTTNSINNYEYNINTKSTKKIKKTSF